The region GGCGCGCCCTTGATGTCGAGCTTGATGCCGCGCTCGCGCTGGATGATGGAAATCTCGAACGATTCATAGCGTTCCAGCAAGGCGCGGCCATCGTCGATGGTGCTGCCGCAGTTCAGTACCGCCAGCGCGCAGCGGCGGAAGGTGTTGTACAGGCCGCCCTGGCTGGTGTCGAGCAGTTTGTTGACTTCGGTCTTGGAGAGCACGTCCAGGCGGCCTTCCGGTGAAACCAGAGCATCGATAACGTCGTGTTCCATAATGCGAAAAATCCCTTTAAAAATCGATCCTCGGATGTGTTGCAGCCTCAATATACGACAAGTCAGCCCGCTTGTGCTGCACCTTGAAAAAAACGCCGGCGTGCTTGCTTGTCCGCAAACCGGTTTGACCAATATGAAACAGTCATTCTTGCTAATGCAAATCGAAACCTTCGCTCAGCGCAATTTGTAGATTAGAATGCGTGCCTATTGGAATTCCCGTGCGGCTGCTACTTCACAAGAGTGTGGTGCGCATGCCGTCTTCCATATGGTTGTTTTATCGATTGACTATAATAATTTTCAGGAGGAACCGCATGAGCGGTGCGACTACGCCCAACAAGGAAGCCGTAATTCCCGAGTTCAAGCAGATCATGGGCCATCCTAGCCCACTGTGGATGTTGTTCATGACTGAATTCTGGGAGCGCTTCGCGTTCTACGGAGTTCGCTGGGCGCTGGTCCTGTATATCGTTGCCCAGTTCCATGGTGGCGATGCGTCGGGACAGGCTGCGGCCAACCTTACCTATGGTTCCTTCCTCGCGCTGGTGTATGCCGGCGCCCTGTTCGGCGGCTATATCGCCGACCGCGTGATCGGCTACCAGCGTTCCATCCTGCTGGGCGCCGTGTTCATGGCCGCCGGCCTGTTCTGCATCGCCGTGCCGAACCAGGATGTCTTCAACCTGGGCCTGGCCACCATGATTGTCGGTAACGGCATGTTCAAGCCGAACATCTCGACCATGGTCGGCAAGCTGTACACGACCGCCGATCCGCGCCGCGACAGTGGCTTCACGATCTTCTACATGGGCATCAACATGGGCGCCATGGTCGCTCCCGTGTTCACGCAATGGCTGGCCGAATCGATCTTTGGCACCGGCGGCATGCCGTCGTACAAGGTGGTGTTCATGGCAGCCGGCGTCGGCATGCTGATCAGCCTGGTTTGGTTCTATATCGGCCGCAACGCACTCAAGGGCATCGGCGCGCCGGAAGCGCAAGCGGCCAACCCGATGCGCGTGGTATACGTGGCGCTCGGTTGCCTGTGCGTGATACCCGTGATGTACTTCCTGCTGACCGTTGGCGCCGCCAACCTGCAGATCGTGCTGACCGTGCTGTTTGTTGGCCTGGCCATCATGCTGATGGTCGAAGGCATCCGCAACGGCAAGGTCGCGCGTGACAAGACCATCGCCATGCTGGTGATTTTCGCCTTCAACATCCTGTTCTGGATGTTCTTCGAACAGGCTGGCAGCTCGTTTACCTTCTTGGCCGAGAACATCGTCAACCGCGACCTGGGCTTCTGGATCTTCCCGACCGCCTACTTCCAGAGCGTCAATTCGGTGGCCATCATCGTCTTCGCACCGATCATCGCCGCCGTCTGGGTGTTCCTGGCGCGCCACAACGTCAACCCCTCGATCCCGCGCAAGTTCGGCCTGGGTTTGCTGGGCAATGCAATCGCCTTCGGCCTGCTGATCTTCGCACTGTCGAGCCTGGTTGGCGCCGACAACAAGATCCCGTTCTGGACCCTGTTCATGGTCTACGTGATCCAGTCGATCGGCGAGCTGTGCCTGTCGCCGATCGGCCTGTCGATGGTCACCAAGCTGGCCCCGGTACGCCTGGTCGGCATGGGCATGGGCGGCTGGTTCCTGTCGACCGGCATCGGCAACAACCTGTCGGGCATCTTCGCCAGCCACGTCAGCGGCGATAGCGGCATGACCGCCAATTCGGCACTGGCCGGCTACACCTTCGGCTTCTGGTCCCTGCTGGGCGCCGGCGTGCTGCTGTTCCTGATCGCACCGCTGATCAACAAACTGATGCACGGCGTGAAATAATCACGCAACGCCTCAACCGGACGGCGGCCTGCGGGCCGCCGTTTTTTATTGCCGGGTACAATACCCGCTCCCGGCCCCGTCCAACAAACACCATCGAAACCTATGTCCAGCATCTCCACCACCTCCCCTCTTTCCGACGACGAATACACCGAACTCGATACCCTGCTGGCCAGGCCAGAACTTGCAGGACGCGCGATGGACGTGTCGATGCTGGAGGGTTTCATCACCGCCGTGGCCCTCAGCCCGAACCAGCTTGCCAGCACCGTCTGGCTGCCGTGGATCTGGGACCATACCGGCGGCAACACCGCCTCCGCGCTGGATGACGCGGCCACCGCGCGCGCCGAAGCGCTGGCGCAGCGCCACTTCGAGTACATGGTCGAATGGCTGGCAAAAGACCC is a window of Janthinobacterium sp. J1-1 DNA encoding:
- a CDS encoding oligopeptide:H+ symporter, with amino-acid sequence MSGATTPNKEAVIPEFKQIMGHPSPLWMLFMTEFWERFAFYGVRWALVLYIVAQFHGGDASGQAAANLTYGSFLALVYAGALFGGYIADRVIGYQRSILLGAVFMAAGLFCIAVPNQDVFNLGLATMIVGNGMFKPNISTMVGKLYTTADPRRDSGFTIFYMGINMGAMVAPVFTQWLAESIFGTGGMPSYKVVFMAAGVGMLISLVWFYIGRNALKGIGAPEAQAANPMRVVYVALGCLCVIPVMYFLLTVGAANLQIVLTVLFVGLAIMLMVEGIRNGKVARDKTIAMLVIFAFNILFWMFFEQAGSSFTFLAENIVNRDLGFWIFPTAYFQSVNSVAIIVFAPIIAAVWVFLARHNVNPSIPRKFGLGLLGNAIAFGLLIFALSSLVGADNKIPFWTLFMVYVIQSIGELCLSPIGLSMVTKLAPVRLVGMGMGGWFLSTGIGNNLSGIFASHVSGDSGMTANSALAGYTFGFWSLLGAGVLLFLIAPLINKLMHGVK